GGGTTACGGATTAATGATGTTAGCGCTAATGACTCCGGCAGTTCTGCTGCTGACTTTTAAAATGATAGAGATCGACCCTGATGGATACACATCATCCTACGGTCTAGTCGCCGGTATCGGCGCTTTCTTTGCCCTGATTGGCAATCCGCTTGGCGGTGCGATCAGCGACCGGACGAATATCGGGTTTGGCCGTCGGCGCACCTGGATCTTTATCGGTTCTGTGATCGGAAGCTTGGCCTTGCTATGGGTAGGTACAGCTACTCAGGTGTGGCAGATTATCGTTGGTTGGTCGGTTGCCCAATTGTTCTTCAATTTTGCCATGGCGGCTTATACCGCGCTTATTCCAGATCAGGTTAAGCAAGAGAAACAGGGGACGATCTCGGGCCTGATTGGCTTGATTCTGCCGATTGCAATGACAGTAGGAATGGTATTGATGATGCTGATGCCTGGCGTATCCTCGGCTACGAAGTGGACCTTATTGAGTGCTCTAGGAATTATCGGACCGGTGATCAGCTGCTTCTTAATCCGCGATGGCAAGATAGAGATTGAACGTGCTCCAAAAGAGCGAATTCCATTCGGTGAGAAGCTGAGCAAAATTTATCCGAGCCCACGGAAATTCCCGCACTTCACCTGGGCACTCATATCGAAATTTCTGCTGATGATGGGCTATTGCAGCACTCTTTATTTGACGGTCATGCTCGTTAATCGGATGGGCTTCACAGAGACACAGGCAACGAATAGTGTGGGGACAATCAATATTATCTCGATGCTGGCTATGGCGGTTACAAGTATCTTTGGTGGTGTTCTCTCGGATAAATACCGCAAGCAGAAACCGTTCCTGTATGGTTCCGCTTTTATTATGGTTATCGGTCTTCTGATGTTCGCTTTTATTCCGAACTACATCACGTACGTTATCGCCGCAGCGATTATTGGTTTGGGCGGAGGCTGCTTCTCGGCAGTGGATATGGCCCTTGTAGCCCGTATCCTTCCTCGGAAAGAGGACTCAGCCAAGGACTTCGGCTTGATGAATGTCGCGAATGCCTTGCCACAATCGATCGTACCTGCGATCGCACCGGTTCTGCTGGGCATCGGCGGTTGGTCATTCTTCTATGTTGTACTGGCGCTCTGCGTCGTGCTTAGTATGATGGCGGTTAAGCCATTACCAGAGGTCGGGCAAAAGTAAGTAAACAATCATTCCGTATACATGTACACACGATGAATATAAGGAGGAATCTTAAATTATGACACAAACCTTGGACAGAAATATTCAAGCTATCATTTCCCAGATGACCATTGAAGAGAAAGCAAGTCTATGTTCCGGGCTGAACATGTGGCAGACCAAAGCGGTGGAGAGAGTAGGTATTCCTTCCATCGTCATGACAGATGGTCCACATGGCCTTCGCAAGCAGGAGAATCCGGGCGATATGTCGAGCAAAAGCGTACCGGCAACCTGCTTCCCGAGCGGTGCGGCTCTGGCCTCGTCCTGGGACCGTCATCTTATTCAAGAAGTCGGGCGTGCGCTCGGCGAGGAATGCCAGGCGGAAGACGTCCAGATCATTCTCGGCCCGGCTGTGAACATTAAGCGTTCACCGCTCTGCGGACGCAACTTCGAGTATTTCTCGGAGGACCCGTTCCTCGCGTCGGAGATGGGAACCCATCATGTACTAGGTGTTCAGGAGCAAGGCGTTGGTACTTCTGTGAAGCATTTTGCGGCCAACAATCAAGAGACACTGCGCAACTCGATCAATACGATCGTGGATGCGCGCACATTGAATGAAATCTATCTGCGGGCTTTTGAAGGGACGATTTCCAAGGGCGATGCCTGGACGGTCATGTGTGCCTACAACCTCGTTAATGGAGAGTTCTGCTCGGAGAATGAATATTTGTTGACGGATGTGCTTAAGAAAAGATGGGGCCATCAAGGATTCGTGATGACCGACTGGGGCGCTATTAATGAACGCGTCAAAGGACTTCAGGCTGGGCTTGAACTGGAAATGCCGTATAGTGGGCCGGATCGTGATCAGATGATCGTTGACGCTGTGAAATCAGGCAAGATGGATGAAGCTGTGCTTGATCAAGCGGTTGAACGACTGCTGAATGTCATCTTCAAGACCTATGATGCGCGGAAGGAAGGCTTCACTTACGACAAACAGGAGCATCACGTGCTGGCTAGACGAACGGCCGCTGAATGTATGGTTCTGCTTAAGAATGAAGATAGCCTACTGCCGCTTGATCCAAAGCAATCGGTGGCTGTGATCGGCGCCTTTGCAGCAAAGCCTCGCTATCAAGGTGGGGGTAGCTCGCATATTTCTCCGACACAGTTAGACCATGCTCTTGATTCAATCCGCGAGATAGCCGGTGATGGGGTTGGTTTTGCAGAGGGTTACCATTTGAATCAAGACGTGGTAGATGAAGCTCTGATCACTGAAGCGGTTCAACTGGCAGCCGGCAAGGATGCAGCGATTATATTCGCGGGGCTGCCGGACAGCTTCGAATCAGAGGGCTTCGATCGTAAGCACCTGGATATGCCAGAGTCCCATTGCGAGCTGATCCGCAGGGTTGCCGAGGTACAGCCGAATACGATCGTTGTACTGTCGAACGGTGCGCCGGTAGTTATGCCTTGGCTGGACTCCGCCAAAGCCATTCTTGAAGGGTATTTGGGCGGGCAAGCCGGCGGGGGCGCGGCAGCGGATATTCTCTTCGGCAAGGTGAACCCAAGTGGCAAACTGGCTGAGACCTTCCCAGTCAGTCTGAAGCAGACTCCAGCATATTTGAACTTCCCTGGAGGGAAAAGTGAGGTTAATTATGGTGAAGGCTTGTTCGTAGGGTACCGCTATTACGAGGCCAAAGAGGAGCAGCCGCTGTTCCCGTTCGGTTATGGTCTTAGCTACACAAGCTTTACTTATGAAAATATCAGGTTGAGCAAAGAGGTTATGAAGGATAGCGATACTGTCGAGATTATAGTTACTGTACGCAATACCGGAAATCGCACGGGGAAAGAGATCGTGCAGCTCTATGTACAGCCGCTGGACAGCACGGTGGTAAGACCTGTGAAGGAGCTTAAAGGCTTCGAGAAGGTGGAACTGCAAGCGGGAGAGTCTACAGAGGTAAACTTTACGCTCGACAAACGCTCCTTCGCCTATTTCAACACGGAAATCCATGACTGGTTCGCGGAGACGGGCTCGTATGATATTGTCGTTGGTTCTTCTTCCGTTGCAACGCCGCTAAGAGCGACCATCAAAGTGGTATCGACGATGATTCCGTTCTGCAAGGTAACCCGTAATACGAAGTTCTATGAGCTGCTGGCTATTCCAGAGACAGCTGAATTTGCTGAGAAAGCAATGAATGACAGTCTCGAGAGCATTAAGCATATGGGAGCACTCTTCGCAGAGAGTATGGGGGATGGGGGCCTGCTTCTATTATTTGAAGAAGTTGCTAAATGGAAGAAATACGACGGACTGCGTTCTATGATCAGCTTCTTTGGCTCAGGCATGTCGGAAGCAGATTTCCAGAAGCTCATCGATGATTTGAATCAGAAGCTGGGTCTGTAAGTAAGTGATTCGAGCGGACCTTTGAATAGCCTCTGCAAAATAGATAAATACGTGATAGGAGGAGTTTTGACGATGGGAGAGCATAGGGATACTACCAATCAAATCAAATATGTACAAAATCCGGGAGGCCCGACCCTAGGGTATTCAACCTTATCGGGTGTACAGATTCTGAAGCAGAACGGCCTCTTCTTTAAAGATCTGAGCAAGGACGGCAAGCTGGATAAATATGAGGATTGGAGATTGCCTGCGGAAGAACGGGCTAAGGATCTTGCTTCAAAAATGACCATAGAGCAAATCGCCGGCTTGATGCTGTACAGCAGTCACCAGAATGTGCCGGGAGCCAGCGGCGGCTGGTTCTCAGGCACTTATGGAGGGAAGACCTACGAGGAGAGCGGGGCCAAGCCGTGGGAGATGACGGATGAGCAGATGGGTTTTCTCGCCAAGGATCATGTGCGCCATATTCTCGTCGCGGCGGTAGAGAGCCCGGAGGTGGCGGCCCGTTGGAACAATCAGATTCAGGCCTTTGTTGAGGGAACTGGCCTGGGCATTCCGGCCAACAACAGCTCTGATCCGCGGCACGGTACGCAGACGAGCTCAGAGTTCAATGCCGGTTCAGGCGGCACAATCTCCATGTGGCCGGAGACATTGGGGCTAGCGGCAGCCTTCGATCCGGAGGTCGTGAAGCAGTTCGGTAAGATTGCTTCCAAGGAGTACCGGGCGCTTGGTCTGACCACGGCATTATCGCCGCAAATCGATATTGCGACCGATCCGCGCTGGTTCCGCTTTAATGGTACATTTGGTGAGGATTCCAAGCTTTCGACGGATCTGGCCAGAGCCTATGTGGATGGCTTCCAAAATTCCGAAGGCGAGAGTGAACTGGTTGACGGCTGGGGTCATGATAGTGTTAATGCGATGGTGAAGCATTGGCCTGGCGGCGGTTCTGGTGAGTCAGGTAGGGATGCGCATTTTGGCAGCGGCAAGTATGCTGTCTATCCAGGTAATAACTTTGAAGAGCATTTGCTTCCTTTTGTAGACGGAGCCTTCAAGCTGGATGGTAAGACAAGGCAAGCATCTGCGGTGATGCCGTATTATACGATTTCGGCGGAACAGGATACAGTCTATCATGAGAATGTCGGCAATTCGTACAGCCGTTATCTGATCAAGGATTTACTGCGCGATAAGTATGGATATGAAGGTGTAGTGTGTACGGACTGGATGATTACTGCCGATGAGACGAGTCGGGATGAGTTCCTGAGCGGTAAATCATGGGGGGTTGAAGGTCTTACGGTAGCTGAACGCCATTATAAGGTTTTGATGGCCGGGGTGGACCAGTTCGGCGGGAACAATGATAAGGGGCCAGTGCTGGAGGCTTACCGGATGGGCGTGGCTGAGCATGGCGAAGCCTATATGCGCGAACGGCTTGAGCAATCCGCAGTGCGCTTATTGCTTAATGTTTTCCGCTTGGGGCTGTTTGAGAATCCGTACCTGGATCCGACGTTAAGCTCTGAGACGGTCGGTCGGCCGGAATTTATGCAAGCGGGTTATGATGCACAGTTGGAATCTATTGTTATGCTTAAGAACAAAGAGAATGTGCTGCCAATAGCCTCAAAGAGCAAAGTATATATTCCGAAGCGGTATATCGCGGCTGGTTATGACTGGTTCGGAAACCCTGTCGCTGAGAAGCTGGTGGATCCGGTGAATCTCGATATTGTGAGTCGCTATTTTACAGTAACGGAGAATCCGGAAGAAGCGGACTTCGGGCTAGTATTTATTGAGGGCCCAACCTCTGGGATGACCGGATACAGCCGCGAGGATGCGGAGCAGGGAGGCAACGGATATGTTCCATTAAGCCTACAGTATCGTCCATATACAGCCGATTATGCGCGTGAGACGAGTCTGGCGGGAGATGCTCGTGAAGGCGATGTATTGAACCGCTCATATAAAGGTAAGACCGTAACGTCTAAGAACGAGACCGATTTGGATACGGTGTTGGAGACGAAGAAACGGATGAATGGCAAGCCTGTCATTGTATCCTTGCGTCTCTCTAATCCAGCTGTTGTGGCGGAGTTTGAGCGTGAGGTCGATGCGATTCTGGTGAATTTCGGGTTACAGGATCAAGCGATAATGGATGCTATAAGCGGAGCCTTTGAACCTTCCGGCTTGTTGCCGATGCAGATGCCGGCCCATATGAAGACGGTAGAGGAGCAGCTTGAGGATGTGGCGCATGACATGGAGTGCCATGTGGATTCGGAGCAGCATATGTATGATTTCGCTTACGGGTTGAACTGGAGCGGCGTGATCCGGGACGAGCGGACAATGAAATACGCCAAGCGGTAAAAATAAAACGGGCTATCCTGCACACGAAGTTTTGGTGTAGGGTAGCCGTTTTTTTTGCGTACTGTCCTGCATCTAAGTGAATAGGACAATCCGTCTATTAGATCTCTTTACGTTGAAAATGGACGAGGCCAACGATCATGAAGACGATCAAGCTGCCTAGAACAGTAACCATCAGACTCTCTATTGGAAGATTAAATGCACCGAAGTCTCTTTGACCCGTCGGCATCATTGCCAGCAGGGGCTGTGCCCATGGATAGAATGGGGCGTAAGTCGATGAATTTACGATGAGCATGTTCGGTATCGTTAATGAGACATTCACGGCAAGTGGAGCGGCGAAGCTAGCCCAGCCCAGGGAGACGCCAAGCTGTAGGGTGGCTAGCGGCAAGCAGGCGATCCATCCGCCGATCAGGCTGGTGGCCAGGGCTCCCCAAGGGATATCTCCCAATATGCCATGGAAGGCTCCGGCCATAAGGAAAGCCCCTAGCATAAGCAACTGGCAGATTGCTAATAAGCCGGCTACAATAGTTAGCTTGGCGAAATATACAGCCGTGCGTGATACAGGCATTGCTAGGAGCTGCTTCCAGCCTCCGCCATTGTGCTCATAACGGCAAATGGAGGCCGATAGTACTCCGGTTATGATCGGCAGGATCAGTAAGCCATGGAGCATAACCATTGAGGCAATTAACATCGGCCATGCTACCGGACCTGACGGCAGATTGGCGAAGACACCGATCAGACAGGCCAGGATGGGACTGACGATTAAAATAAGCCACAGACGCGACTTCGACATTTTAAGCTGTTCGGAAGATAGGATTCGAGCAAAAGTCCGCATCTTAATCCACATCCTTTCTATTGAAATGAACAAGGCCAATCAGCATAATGATAATCCCTACGCCAATGCCAAAACCGATGAACCAAAGCTGATGCTCGGAACGAAGGGCCATTATTGGCCAGTTCAACGGGAACCATTCGGATAATTGCATAAGGAAGGGCGACATCAGTGAGATCAGAACGCCTAGTGATACTGGCAACGTCTGATTCTGGAAAGTAAGTGACAGCCATAGCTGCAGGGATAAGACCGGCATAGTGGCCAAGAATGGGAAGAAGCCCATGGTCAGCAGGTCTTTCCAAGGTATATGCGTACCGAATCCTAGCGACATCCCGAGTATGATAGTTCCGATCGATAGAACGATACAGGACACGAATAGAAGAAGCACACTCAGGGTGAACTTACCGCTAAATACCGCTGTGCGCGAGATAGGCAGCGCGAGCAATTGCTTCCATGAATTGAGCTGATGCTCGACATTGGCAATAAGTGAACTGACTAATGTACAGCCTAGATATAAGGAGATCGGAACGAACATTGTTGTCTCCCCGATAAGACCTCCCCAGAGGTCGTCGGCATATATTTTACCTAGGTAATCGAAGCGAAGCCCGAAGTTTAGCGCTTCAATAGCTACTACTCCGAGCGGCGCGAGAATGATGAGAAGCCAAATTCCTTTGCCGCGGATTTTCAGGAAGTCAGCCGATAGCGAACGAAGCATCATGGCTAATTCCCCTCCCCGATGACCTGCATGAAGATATCCTCGAGTGATTTTCTCTCTTGCTCTACCCGGTATATATCATGGCCATTCTCTACTAGACGTTTGACTAACGCAGCGATCCTGGTGTCCTGCATGTCAGGGAAGACCAATGTATTCTTCTCAAGGCTGCCGATAGAACCGAGATCCCGGGCAAGCCAGAGTGCGGATTCCGGCTCGGAGACGACAAGCTTGATATGATGGGAAGCCTTCATCTGAAGATTAGAGATCGTATCCTGGAATACCATCTGACCCTCCCGAATAATGCCGACCGTTCCAGCCATTTGCTCAATTTCGCTCAGCAAGTGACTGGAGACCAGTACAGTAATACCATACTGCTCTGGCATGCGCTTAATTAACTCACGGATCTCATGAATCCCCGATGGGTCCAAGCCGTTCGTCGGTTCGTCAAGGATAAGCAGCTCCGGGTTGCCGAGCAGGGAAGCGGCGATGCCAAGGCGCTGTCTCATCCCGAGTGAATAGCCCTTAACTGGTCGGCGTGCTTCTGAAGTTAACGAGACGATCTCCAGCACTTCGTCAATCCGTGATTTGGGAACGTCCAGGATCCGTCGCAGTGCCTCCAGATTGTCAATGGCGTTCAGATGGCCATAATAGGAAGGATACTCGACCAACGAGCCGATCCGCTTCAGAATCGCCAATTTATCTTTACGCAAATCGCGACCGAAGATTGAGATGGAGCCCGATGTCGGCTTAATTAGACCGAGCAGCATCCGGATCGTGGTTGTCTTGCCGGCTCCGTTTGGTCCTAGGAAGCCATATATATCCCCTTGTGTGATTTCAAGGTTCAATTGATTGACCGCGGCTCGTCCGCGATATTTTTTTGTTAGTCCATTGGTTTGAATGACCATTTCATTCACGATTAATCACCTCGGCTACTATATTACTGGGGCAAGTTTAAATGAAAGAAGGCCGAAGTTTAAGAATAGTTTAAATTTACATAGCAGACTTTTTTGAACAGCCTCTATTATGAATGGTTAGCTGGATAAATATAAATGCATGTGCCTGTATCAGATGTGTCTATTTCCAGAACCAGTTTCATTTGCTTCATTAAAAGGTCGACGATCGCAAGTCCAAGTCCTGCTCCCTTGGAAGGGGTATCAGCGTTAAAGCCAGGGCCGTGATCGGCGATTACCAAGGCCGTCCATCCATATCTCTGTACAGTAGCAATACCTACATATTTGCCGGAGCTTGCATAGCGGTACAGGTTCTGGAACAGATTGTCCAGAATCCGACGGAATGCCTGCTCGTCAACTTCCCAGATCAGCGGTTCGTCCGGAAGATCAATGTCGATGGTAAGTTCTGCTTTCTCCCAAATCGGATACCAGGCTGCGGCGCTTACCCGGACAATGCGGAGTATATCCTGAGTTTTCGCAGACATGGCATAACGTCCGCTAGTAAGCAGATTGTATGAGAGCAGGTGGTCAATCAGATGATCGAGATCGCTGATCTTAGTCTTCATAAGTTGTACGGACTCAAGGGCCTCTTCGGGCAGCGGCTGTTTATCCAGGGCATAGATATGCCCGGACAGTACGGTTAACGGTGTCCGCAAATCATGCGATAGATTATTGATCAGGTTCTTGCGCAGCTTCTCTTCTTCTTGCTCCCGTCGCTTACCTTCCTCCAGCTTGCCGACCATATGATTGAAGGCCTTCTCCAGGCTGCCGATCTCATCCGCACGCCCTTCATCAACCCGTATCGGCAATCCATCCTTATTCGTACGCATCATACCTGACTCCAGGTTAAGCAGCCGTTTGCGGATATTCCGGAAGAAGAGATAAGAGAGAAGCAGGAATATCGACAGCAAGGTCAGTAAGAAGAGACCATAGAAACGGTTTTCGAATTCCCGGCCTTGCTTCAAATACTCGCGAGAGATCTTCAAAACCATGAACCCTTCCCCACGAGTCGTATTATCACCAATAAAGGCGACGGTACCAAAGGTATTCGTATTGGACACTGTCTTCATAAATTGAATCGTATTCTCGGTGGACCATTTAGCGGGCAGATCACTCTGTTTGGGTAGTTGCAGGCGCGTTCTCTCTGCACTATCTACCCAAAATAGAGAGGCCTGGGGATATTTATCCTTAATCTCACGCAGCTTGGCATCTATCTCTTCAGGCGCTTTATGACCGCCAAGTTGCTTAGCTTCTTTGTGCCACATCTCTTCCAGGTCTCCTGAATTGTATCTCAACGGCTGTTCGATTTGATGCTCAGGGAAGAAGTAGTAGTTCACAGTGAAGGAAAGAATGAGGCCGGCAGGAACCGCCACAGGAATGAATAGAAAAGCGATCGCGATAATCAGAACGTATCTCGACATCAGCGAGTTGCGAAACTTCGGCTTGTTCCAGTGACGCTGTCTCATGCCCGCACCCGGTAACCGATGCCGCGAATCGTCTCAATAATCTCCGGTGCTGCTGGGTCGCGTTCAACTTTCTCCCGTAGATGGCGGATGTGTACCATTAATGTCTTGTCCCCGTCCAGGTAGGGCTCACCCCAGACTCCTTCGTATATTTGTTCCTTGGTTAGAATTTGCCCGAGGTGTTGCAGCAGAAATTGAAAGATGTGAAACTGTTTGCCGGTCAAAATAATCTCTTCTCCGGTGTCCTGATTCACGATGATATTCTCTTTCTCGTGAATTAGTAAGTGGCGCAGCTGTAGTGGAGCAGCAGATGAAGCCCCACTGCGGCGCAGTAACACCTCAATCCGGGCCGCCAATTCCTCAGGATGAAATGGCTTCGTCAAATAATCATCAGCGAACTGCAGGCCATGAAGCTTATCATCGATCGAGGCCCGAGCCGACAGCATCAGGATCGGAATATGTGGGAACTGCTTCTTCAGACGCTGTCCAACGGTAAATCCATCAAGCCCCGGCAGCATGACATCCAGAATGACCAGATTGCTTGTCTCTGCTTCCTCCATGGCACGGTCCCCACTTGTTAACCAGGTAACCTCATAGCCCCGGCTACTTAGTTCACCGCTAATAAAGGTTCCAATTTCCTGATCATCTTCTATATATAATAAGTTTGCATTTGATACTGACATGTTAAATCCCTCCCGCCTCTATTGTGGCAAAACCAAGCCTAAAAATAAACATACATCATTATAAAATAATTTGTGATTCCAGTCACAAGGAGGCCGTGTAATGTATGTTAAGTTTTAGCTGAGAACAGTTCTCAATGATTGCAGGTAACGAGTTTATGTTCTAAAAGACTTGTTTTCAGCACCGAAGCTTCTATTTGCATTTACTAAGGTGGGATAAGTACATGGGCAAAGTTATCGATTTAAGCAAGACCGTCTACGAGTTGTGCTCATCTGATCCGGAAGTAATCGAGGTTATGGCGGAGCTTGGATTTGAGCAAATCACCCAGCCTGGTATGCTGCAGAGTGCCGGTCGTTTCATGACCATTCCTAAAGGAGCCAGACTGAAGAAGCTGGATATGGATGTAATTAAGAGAGCCTTTTTAGACAGGGGCTATAGCATAGAAGAATAAGCACTAGACCTAGATCAGTATAAATCGGAGGGGAAGAATAGTGAGCGAATTAATCAATAATCGCGAGCAAGGAGTTTCGAGGCAGACGGAACGGCAGGAGATGCTTAAAGAGATCATCAAGCAGTTGCATCAGGGGAAGAGTGTCGATGAAGTGAAAGCCCGCTTCGAAGAGGCGGTAGGCGATGTAACGGTCGCAGAGATTTCGGCTATGGAGCATGCTCTTATGGAGGAAGAAGGTATTCCAGTATCGGAGGTGCAGCGGTTGTGTTCGGTTCATACGGCAATATTTAAAGGATCGATCGAAGAGATTCATCGCTCCAGCAAGCCTGAGGATCAGCCAGGCCATCCTGTGCATACCTTCAAATTAGAGAATCGGGAGATTGAACGGCTCGTTAACTTCAAGCTGGAGCTGCATTTGGATCAGTTCCGCAAGGAGGATGCTCCTGGGACAATTATCAAGCTGCTTGAGGATTTGGGGCTGCTGCTTGATCTCGACAAGCATTACAGCCGTAAGGAGAATTTGCTCTTCCCTTATCTGGAGAAATACGGGATCTTTGGCCCGACGAAGGTTATGTGGGGAGTTGACGATGTCATTCGCGCCATGATTAAGGAAGTGAAAGGTAAGCTAAGCGATTATAAAGGCAATCAGCAGGAATTGATTACCGACTTGGAACTCGTTATTAGAGAAGTTAATGAAATGATCTTTAAAGAAGAGAATATATTGCTTCCTATGGCTCTGGAGAAGCTTACCGAGGATGAATGGTTGAAGATCGCCCGGGAGAGCGATCAAATTGGCTTCTGTCTGACGGCGCCGGATCAGGAGTGGATTCCAGAGCGGGTTCCTCTGGAAATAGAGGATACAGCTGTAGAGTCAGAGCGGGACAACGAAATTCCCCAGGGATATGTAAGGTTCCAGACGGGAATTCTCTCCGTACAGCAACTTGAAGGGGTGTTGAATCATCTGCCAGTAGATCTTACCTTTATTGACGAGAACGACGTGGTACGTTATTTCTCTCATGGTAAGGAACGGATTTTTGCTCGTACGAAGGCGGTAATCGGCCGTACGGTCCAGAATTGTCATCCGCCGCAAAGTGTACATGTTGTCAATCAATTATTGGAGGATTTCAAATCAGGGAAGAAGGATGCCGAGGATTTCTGGATTCCATTCAAGGATAAATTCGTACTAATCCGTTACTTTGCCGTGCGTAGCGAGGCTGGGGAGTACATGGGAACCTTGGAATTCACCCAGAATATCGCACCGATTCAGGCTATC
The window above is part of the Paenibacillus lutimineralis genome. Proteins encoded here:
- a CDS encoding response regulator transcription factor; translation: MSVSNANLLYIEDDQEIGTFISGELSSRGYEVTWLTSGDRAMEEAETSNLVILDVMLPGLDGFTVGQRLKKQFPHIPILMLSARASIDDKLHGLQFADDYLTKPFHPEELAARIEVLLRRSGASSAAPLQLRHLLIHEKENIIVNQDTGEEIILTGKQFHIFQFLLQHLGQILTKEQIYEGVWGEPYLDGDKTLMVHIRHLREKVERDPAAPEIIETIRGIGYRVRA
- a CDS encoding DUF1858 domain-containing protein, which translates into the protein MGKVIDLSKTVYELCSSDPEVIEVMAELGFEQITQPGMLQSAGRFMTIPKGARLKKLDMDVIKRAFLDRGYSIEE
- a CDS encoding DUF438 domain-containing protein — its product is MSELINNREQGVSRQTERQEMLKEIIKQLHQGKSVDEVKARFEEAVGDVTVAEISAMEHALMEEEGIPVSEVQRLCSVHTAIFKGSIEEIHRSSKPEDQPGHPVHTFKLENREIERLVNFKLELHLDQFRKEDAPGTIIKLLEDLGLLLDLDKHYSRKENLLFPYLEKYGIFGPTKVMWGVDDVIRAMIKEVKGKLSDYKGNQQELITDLELVIREVNEMIFKEENILLPMALEKLTEDEWLKIARESDQIGFCLTAPDQEWIPERVPLEIEDTAVESERDNEIPQGYVRFQTGILSVQQLEGVLNHLPVDLTFIDENDVVRYFSHGKERIFARTKAVIGRTVQNCHPPQSVHVVNQLLEDFKSGKKDAEDFWIPFKDKFVLIRYFAVRSEAGEYMGTLEFTQNIAPIQAIAGQKRIMS